GTTTATAAGAATCTCCACTTTTGGATCACTGCTTCTGCTCTTCTGGAAAACTGGCTTTCATGATTCAGTCTCCATCCCTTCTcacaagaggaaaaagcagTAGAACTAAATAGCTAGCTGACCTAACTTCAAGCATGAACCACGTGCACAtaactattaaaaataaaataaatggtgTGCTCTAAATCTCAAAACAGAACTTCATTCACATTCATTATAATTTGTGAACTATGAAGCTGACACACTGGACTACAGGTAAACaaaaacagaggaggaaaaacacGTGATGCAAAAATGTATGATTGGCGATCTTTTCTATTTTGATGGCAGCTAAAATTTTCTCAAGCAGAAATCTGTTAATTCTTACCTTTTATTTCACACACAGCCATCTTTATACTTCCTTTGCTGCCTTTGCAAACATCATCCTGGGAATCATAGTATGACAATATCCCATTGTCTAAAACAAACCACCGAGGCTGCCAACCTAGAGAGATCAAAAATGTGAAAGTTTAGTCTAACTCCTAAATCGTAAATCAAATTCATCTCTTCAGCAGttagaattttaataaaagaggcaAACATTAAATTATTCTTGTAACACACCAGGAACTAAACAATCTGTGCAGTCTGAAGACCAGAGCCACTCTGTAACCAGTGTTATATGGATATTCCACTCCCATTCCTTTTGGGTGCAAGatcagcatttttcttctgttttcactgTATTCTGTTCTAGAGAAAAATTACATTGTAATTTAACCACTATGGAATCCTGTTTTGAAGGCTGTTAAATTAGATGCCTCTGAAAGACCATTCTcattcaaatacatttttcaggCAGATTTTTCTAAGTTTGTAGGAACTCATTTGAAAGATACAAAAAAGATGCCACCAACTGCTAAGCAATATTCTCCTTGATCTACTGTATTTCAGAGAAAACTTTGTATTTCACACTTACATATTGACACTTTGTCCATTTCTACAAATAACATAGCACTAAAATATTCCAGCAGAGCATAACAATTACACTGGCCCATTACACTCTGGGTCAGAGAGCAGATTATCCCTCTGTTTTACAACTTGACACCAAACTTTCACTTCCTGCTTGGTTTAGGGTTTGGAATGGCAAAAACTGTGGCCAAGGCCTCTAGGTATTCAGCAATATGAGTGTGGCCCAGGGTGCTTTCCAGTTGCCATCCTTCAGAGCAAGCTGAGACCATCCAGCAGCATGGTATTTTAACACAGAAGGTTAAATCAGTTACCAGACTCAGAAATCAGCTACAGGCTTCATACTATTCATAGCATTATAGCATCAttaaaggctggaaaagatcaaCTAGTCCAACTTTTAACCAATCACCACCTCGTCAACTAGACCAGAGAACTAAGGACCACGTGCAGTTGTTTCTTAGACACCTCCAGGTGAtgaccacctccctgggcagcctgttccaatgcaACTCTTTTCATGAAAAATTTCCTCCTGATGCCCAGCCTGAACCTCCCATGGTGCTGCATGAAGCcgtttcctctcatcctgtcacttgttatTTGTAAGAAGAGGCTGAGCTGGCTCCaacctcctgtcagggagtgataaggtcacccctgagcctccttttctccaggctgagccccctcagctggcacagctggtcCTGGTATGACTCACTCTCTAGACCCTTAACCAGTTCCACTGCCCTTCTGTGGACACTCTCCAGCACCAGCATCATTATAGTTGTAACACTAATTCAAGAGGAATAAGACCAGGCTGCATTAAATCATGTTACCATTCCATGATAAATAATAGCATGTAACTgtatattatttctttttttgttgtttactAGCTGTAACAGTAAGCATACATGTCTTTTTAAATGCAGAGTGGTAACTAAAAAGCACATCCACACTcaaatttaaaagcagaatgtTAAAAACTACAAACTCCAAAGGATAAGAActcacacaaaaatatttcaaatggcACATGTACATCAACACTAATACTCAAAGAACATGCAATTCAGAAGACTCTGTCCTGTAAAATGCAACTCAAAAatgcaaggattttttttctgctacattCTGTTGCATGACGTGGACTCTGTACTCCTGTCAATGCCTGTCAAAACAGTCTTGTTCTGCTATAAAGGGAACCTACATGAATGACTATTCCATCCTCACATTATTCTAGTATTGAAAAACAACAGAAGCAAAGGACTTAAAAGGCCAAGTGCCTCACAGAAATAAGCCAAAGAACAAAAACACCTCTTGTAATTTGGAACTGGCTGGTATCCTGcatttgagaaaatatttaacaaagTTGTACTTCACAAATTCTtatttgaggagaaaaaagaaaaaaaaaaaaaaaggcagctgtatttctggtttgcttttaatgaaggaagaaattaaatgttttccacAACACTTCAGCAACAATAACAAGCTCCTTTGCTGCTTGGTGTCTAGCATTAATGACAAGTACTACAGCCTATTTTTGGCCACAAAAACAGATATTATACAGACAGCAGAGTAACAAGGCAGATGGtaataaaatttaaacattttactAACATTATTagattactttaaaaaaaatgctgcccTCCTACATTCTGGAGATTGTAGGTAATTCCTGACACACTAATCTTGAAATGCAGGAGCAGATGCTCTTTACTGGCCAACACAAGCCTAAGGAAGGGTTCTGAAGTTTGTTGGTTTAGAGGACTATTGGCTTTCAGCAGAAGTTAGCTGCATGCTCACAGCCTATTGTGTGTAGAGCACTCACAGCTACTGTTCAGTATTTGCCTATTAAACAACAGACTTAAAAGAGGAGCTCATTGCCTTTATCCATTTCTTTGTTACAGCAACATTCTCAGTCATATAAGTGAAAGTGacaattttcattgttttgaaaACAACCCTGTGCTCATTCTTTCATAACCACAACTTTTCCTCTATGTTTTCTCTATAGTTACTGTGAAGAAGTGACAAAGACAACACCTATTTAATTACAGCGCAAGTGTTCCCTTTTACCAGAAGGCCCATATCAGAGAACACATAAGTGGCCTGAAAAATGCAAGATTATGCTCTGTACACTTCATTTCACATTGCACCCATACAATCTTCAAAACGTGGCCCACATTTTAATAATTCCTCAGAACCAAGTTTCACACCAAGTTTTCCACAATCACAACTTGCACATGCTGAAGCAGAATTCCACAAATGAAGTGCTGAAGAACCAGAGGACAAAGAAGATACTGCCGAAGCAGTGTAACAAGAGGCACGATTAAGCAGAGTATGTGATCCAACGCTGATCTGCTTGGGAGGGACAATTAGTCCTAATACAGTGTCAGAGGAGAAATGTTTCACCTTGACACCACCACCTGCTCCAAAGGGAGATGGTGTGTCTATTACAGCAGAGGACCAGCCAAACAAAACCAGGCAAATGCTGGCATTTGGTGCACTTTCTGTCTGCAGCGCTCCCAAAAATGCATTTAACGAAACCGAAGTTCATCATGTGTTTTCCAGGTTGGGACacaggagctccctgtgctgccgAGTCTCTGACTAACTCGCAAtccagagaggggctgggcagagggccggggccgggctcggccCGTGTGCGGCTGCGGGGGCAGCGGctggcacagcccggcccgAGCGGCTCCCGGCACCGCCAGCCCAGGGCCgccgccggggctgggctccgAGCACGGATGTCTGAGCCAACGCGTTACCGACAGCTCCGGCCGCCCGCGGGACCCCCgagcagcggcagcggcggcgcaGCACGGCCGAGACCGAGCCGAGCCCCAACCGCCGccccccgggcccggcccccgccTACCTGCTAGATAGTTGGTCCACTTGTACAGGACCCCCTCCATCGCTCAGAGCCCGGCGCCGGGCCGCATCCTCCTGCTCCGCCGCGGGGATGGCTCCGCTCCCGGCCCCACCGCCGCCTCCCCCGCGCGGAGGCGGAGCCGCTCAGCTCAggcgcggcggccgcggcggctccggcggcgccgcccgccccgcggggcgctctgcatcccccatgcgcgccggccgcgctcccggccccgccgccccgcggcTGCTGCCGACGTCCCTTCCACTTCCTGAGCGCAGAGGGCGGCCCGAGGAaccgcccgccccgcggccgctgccggggccgggctcagccccacgTCCGGCGCGGCTGAGGCGGAGCGGCGGCGCTGGCTCGGCCCCCGCCCCTCGGCGCGCCGGGGACAGTGCCACGCCGGCGGCCGCTGCGAGCGACATGGGCCGGGGGCTgggcctgctgctgctgccgctggcGCTGCTGGCGGCCACGGCGCGGGCCGAGGGCGGCTCGGCGGCGGAGGAGGAGGTTCACATAGAGGTGCTGCACCTCCCcgagccctgcagccccaagaGCAAGAAGGGCGACCTGCTGAACGCGCACTATGACGGATTCCTGGCCAGCGACGGGTCCAAGTTCTACTGCAGGTGAGCGCCGTGGCAGCGGGTCGGGGCCTGCCCGGGCTGCGTGGCGCGGCCGCTCCGCCCGCAGCCGCGGGACTCGGGGCGCTCCCGCCGGGGCACGGCTGGCCGCATCAGCCACGGCAATTTCTCCCTGTCCCGACCTTTACTTTTCCTTTACCGAGCGTTGAAGGGTGCAGAGTTTCCCTAGGGTCAAAAAGAAGCGCAGAGACAAAAGATGGAACTAGCCGGTGAAGGGACCCGACAGGGACGAACCTCGAGAGCCTGTAGCCCACACCTCACATGGAGACCCCCTTTGGAAGGGcggaaaaaaaagcccatcaCGTTGATACTTGCCATGTTCTGTGCTGTAATTTGTGCAGAAAAACTCGGGTTGGGAGGAGGAGTTCCTGGTAGGAATGCACGCTGACAATTTTAGGCAGAAACTTTTAAATAGCATGCCGCATAGTTGGCACTGTGCGGTGCAGCCACATGATTGCACTGGTGGTTTGCAGCCTTTTTGCCTCGTCCCTGTTGCTGTTTCCCTTCCGATTCATTGTGCCGTCCATTTTACTGTGAAGTTACCATttagtattttgctttttcGCTTTGCCCCGTCCATCTATCCTCAGACAATAGCTTAGCTCATTACAGAATCTTGATTCATTCCCCCACTTgtataatttaagaaaaaaaatcagtatagGGTTTAACATTTAACAGTACCATTTCACTCGCATTTCTTTGCCTGTTGAAGTGACTGACTGGTACATAGAGTGTTGCTCTCTGGGTGTTTTGCTCAGTTGCTGTTTTGTGTGCCCATACTGGGATGCCTCATACAAGCAGAAGCTGCCTCAAACACTGGCTGTCTGACCTGGCCCGAGGGGTAGGTGAGCACACAGTACTCACAGTGCTGTAGCCAACATTGCCAGGTTCCCCCAATACACACCTGCACTcagtcccatcccatcctaCAGTGTTGCGAACTTCTGAAGACACTTTCACTTTCTAGTGCCCCCATATTCATTCCTCTTCTTGATGACTTCCTGCAGTAGCACCTTGTTTCTAGCATGCAGCATACATGATCAGAAAGTCAGGATGTTTTTGTAAGAAgttaaaaaacaagttttttggtgttttttttttcatttaaaaggagGTTTCCACTTACATATATCAAGATTTTATCTTAATTTATAAATGTAGTAGAAAAAGTgtttatattttgtattcttGTGCTCTAAACACTCTTGTGTGCTAATAATCTATGTTCTTACTGACTGCAACTAAAAgttatatttatgtaaaaaagtGTTCTATTAATGTTCTCATACgcaatttctttttaatagtcGGACACAAAATGAAGGTCATCCAAAATGGTTTGTTCTGGGTGTTGGACAAGTCATAAAAGGCTTAGATATTGCTATGATGAATATGTGTCCTGGAGAAAAACGGAAAGTGAGAATTCCGCCGTCATTAGCATATGGACAGCAAGGATACGgtaaaaaagaagttttaatgCTGAACTTTGTCCTTCCTGTGTTTTTTACCCTTTCAAACCTACAGCATTGTAAATGTCTGTAAGAGCTGGTGCTCTCTTTTGGAGGCAGTCCCGCCATTGCTACAGTTCTAGTCGTGACCGCAGATCCACACCCAGGCCTTGCAGTCCCATTAGAACTCAGTACATGCCACCCAATGTGTTTTCCCAAGTAGTGCCATAGTTTGAAAAGCTGGCAGCAAAACGAAGATTTCCATGGTCCATACAGCATTATGGTGTTAATCTATTAAACTCCAATCACATTTGGTTATTATTTGACCTGCTACCTGTTTAGCCTTTAATGACAACCTGCATCTTCTGAGTAAAATGGGATATAATGCAGTGCAATTAATCTAAGTAGAAATAATGTGCTTAAAATACTGCTTACATTCTGAATAGTTAATGGCTCTCATTATCACATTACACAGTAATTGCAGCAGTGCAATGCATGAAATCTGATTTGAATATAAGATAATTCAGTGTGCAGATTACTTTCAGAAAGTTCCAGTACAAGTTATATGCAATGTTTCAGCATTCAAATGTAGATAAATTCAGCTCTGATATGAGTGTAGTAGTTTCTGTGAAAAGGTAGCTCCTGCTCTATGATACGTCAGAATTCAGTGCATCAGTTTAGTCTTTAATACAGTTTcatgcaaaaaggaaaaacactgatacaaataaaaaatgttctttaataCTAGTGTTAACTGTTTGTTGCAGGTAGCACTTGAAGGAAGTAGTATTTTCCTGCAGCACACCTGTCCTCTGTCTCAGCGTATTCCTGCATGTTGAGGAAGATGCCTGCCTAATCTTGAATTAGAAAAGATGCATGTGGCTTTCTAATCTTTACGTGTCTTTCCTTTGTTGGTATGTATATTTATAAACTACTACCACTGAGTTCTGGTATTGTATCTTTCTTTTGTAAGTGGTATTTAAATCatgatttattttcagatgtacTTAAAACTTCTATTTTTCTAAAGCCTGGAAGGTTAAAACCTTTTGAACTCTGAAATCTGCTATTTTTACTATGACTATTTGAGATGAGAAATGTAATAGTTTTGTTTATCTTCTCTTTACAAACAGTGTAGATTCTTAAGCTTTCCTTCAGTTTATGAAGGAGGGACACAAGCTCATAATTCTGAGGTTACAATGTCATGCTCACTGGCTTTGGCAGCTTGcatgtttgcattttaattttacactGCATGATTTCTTTATGCTCTTTTGGCACTGTTTTTAGACTGCATTGGTttgttgctgtttcttttcagttcCCTTTTTTGCCAGATGCGTGATACATGGACCTGTGTTTGTAGGCAGTGCTGGTTTTACATCAGGTGGCAGAAAATGCTTTGATCCAGGAACAAAGAAACCTAACAGTTGTTTTCTTAATTCAGAGGCCAGACAAAGTACTCCAGTAATTTGAAGTTTCTGTGGGTTGTTTTTAACAAGTCAGAGGACTAATATTCTGTTGCTGCTTTTTGAAATGTACATTTTAAACACTATTTTACGTCATACATAAAATACCTTTTAGCATAGGTATAATTGATACAGAGTAGGTAAAACATGATATTGTCTGCTTgttttttcagacagaaaatgaaTAGGAGTATTGATCTACTAatgttatattttaaatcagATTGCAGCTGTTTAATAAAGACATACATGTTAGAACCAGTCTCTAAATAAGCCCTGTTGTGTGACAGGATGTGAAAGAATGTGAACTTTAGAAGTACTTGTTTTTCATGAGAACCATTCACCTAATCTCTGAAAGTACCTGAACTGGTATGCAATACAGTTTTGTTTCAGGCAAGTACATGATTAGCAAGTTTGTTCAGAAATCATTTATCTTAACACAGTCTTCCTGTCTAGATGTACAACATTTATATTCAGATTTATTCTGAATATTAACACAgccttttttaataaaaaaaatactttacatGTGAATTTGTCATACATGTGATCTCTGCTCATAGTGTCCGATTccttaaattctgctttttttccttttattcataGCACAGGGCAAGATTCCACCCAATGCAACACTGATCTTTGAGATTGAACTTTATGCAGTACGTAAGGGACCTCGTAGTGTTGAAGCATTTAATCAAATAGACAAAGATGGTGACAAGAAACTCTCTGAACTTGAGGTAATATGATGCAAATAAtttgaaacaaataatttataaaactATAGGTGTTGCTGCATCAGTTTTATCTTTACATGAGCTacctctgctgcagctgatgaTGTAAGGTTTCTGTGTTCTTACACAAACTACACTGTTTTGTAGTTTGCTGAAATTTGCTTTAATAGATTAATAAGTCTCACACTTCCTGTAGACAAATTTTGCATGTGTCTGACTGGAATCACAATACATTGCTTATATACCCCAGTGTCCTTGAAGATAGCTAGATTGAGTACTGGCATAAAAGTCACAATGActggacttttttcttttcttctagaTAAGCCAGTATTTGAAAGAAGAATTTGCAAGAGATGGCAAAAAACGTCATCCCTCTGCCCATGATGAAATCTTAGCTGATATATTTAAGAAGAATGACCATGATGGAGATGGCTTCATATCAGCAAAGGAGTACAATGTCTACCAGCACGATGAACTGTAACTACTTCAAAAAATCTTTGGCTGTTTTCTGGACACTGAATTCTAAATAATAATACTTTGTCacagaattttgtattttttttatagtGGAATGTTTTTATATCTCTTAAGGTGACtgtaaaaatcttatttttaacaTTCAGCTAATAAAATGTGTCAGatgtttcaaaagaaaaataaaattgaagtaCACCATGATCTAATATTTGTGGTTCTTACATATTCCAATCTACAGTATTGCTCAGTAGTCTCTCATTTGCTGAAATACTGATGGAGGTAATTATTTCTGTTCTATTGAGCACACAAAAGTTACAGTAATCTTTAATATAGCTGGAACTATGATAGCTGGAACTTCTTAATCccctgtaaaataaaaagggaaagtaGAATCCCAGGAATACAACTCTTAGACCCCTGCAGGCTCCTAGCCTATCTTCTTGAGGAAAGGCTATTTGCAGCAATAAACTATAAAAGACCTTACAATAGGCAAACTCTGTTTATGGAATGttaagataaaaacaaaaatgtttttaaaataacctcTTTGAAGTAATATTAATGTAAAGAATTTGCTGTTGaagaaaaagcagtattttcctctttaaagTAATATTAACATAAAGAATTTGGTGTTGAAGAAAAAACACTATTTTGTTTGTAAACTTTGACTTAGTACTAATTATCAATTTGCCAGTTTATTCAGCAGCACCAAGTTATAAATCTACAGTATCATATTTTATTGAATGAGGTTGAAGATGATGGGAgataatatatataaacataagTAATTAGTTACTTGGGCATCATTGTGGTTTTTCACactggaaaaatgcaaagaagtAGCAATAGTTAATAGACAGTATTTATATCTGTTAACTGTTCTGCTTGTGTAGAACACATTATAACTCTTGTGTAACATACTCTTCTCACATGAAAAGCAACGGCTCTTACTCATTTCAACCTGTAATAATCAGATATACACAGTGAAGGTGGCAGCACAAGTGAAAAAAGCTTCCTTACCTGGGTATTccttgaaataatttcaaaaggtATAAAAAGGTTTTTTGCTCTGCCAGTGTAAAACACTGTGGTGAGATGTTTAACAGcaccctgccccacagcccagtcccagccctggaCACAGCTCTCTGTGTTCCAGTCCTCAACAGACTCCAGTTCCTGAGGCTGGGATGTACCTGTTAAAGACCTTCACCCCTGAAGTCTTGCTGGAGCGAGCAGTTCCATTATTTTCAGAAGCTTTCAAAACATCTGCTAAGCAGGTTTTTTCCTGAGCACATAAAAGAAAGTCAAGAGCAGATGTGACATAAAATCCAACTGCAGTAGGTGGAATGGTTGGTACTTTTTAATATTCTAAGCAAACTTGATATACAGCAATATGAAAGTTCCATCCATAGTTCCAGTTGTTCCCTTTTGTAACTGAAACATTAGACTGAGTTAAGTTTTAGCATGTTTTTTAATCTGATACTTCAATTAAACATTCATGAGAACACTAAATTATTAACAAATATTCTCATTTAACCATCATATGCTAGTGTAGAGAAAGGCAACATTTTGGGAGTTTAACAACAGTTTGTGTAAACAACTTTAAGTTCTAGcacatattttgaaattatgaaaatactatgtaaaatatgtttttcattaTCATGATAATGAGAAGGTTCTAGGAAAAAGCAACGTAGGGAGTTCATGAGCATTTTAAAGTAGAGGTCATTGTGAAGCAAAGAATTTGAAGATAACAgtgtaataaaatgttttgcacTTTCACTGTTTTGCATTTCACAATGGGAGACATATTTACTACCTCTGAAAAGTTTGTGGCACAGTTATGCCCATGTCTGTGACAGAAGGCACTTATCCAGACCTGTTACTTCATTCTCTTATGCCAGAGGTCAAAGCAGGGCA
This genomic stretch from Oenanthe melanoleuca isolate GR-GAL-2019-014 chromosome 7, OMel1.0, whole genome shotgun sequence harbors:
- the FKBP7 gene encoding peptidyl-prolyl cis-trans isomerase FKBP7; amino-acid sequence: MAPLPAPPPPPPRGGGAAQLRRGGRGGSGGAARPAGRSASPMRAGRAPGPAAPRLLPTSLPLPERRGRPEEPPAPRPLPGPGSAPRPARLRRSGGAGSAPAPRRAGDSATPAAAASDMGRGLGLLLLPLALLAATARAEGGSAAEEEVHIEVLHLPEPCSPKSKKGDLLNAHYDGFLASDGSKFYCSRTQNEGHPKWFVLGVGQVIKGLDIAMMNMCPGEKRKVRIPPSLAYGQQGYAQGKIPPNATLIFEIELYAVRKGPRSVEAFNQIDKDGDKKLSELEISQYLKEEFARDGKKRHPSAHDEILADIFKKNDHDGDGFISAKEYNVYQHDEL